A region of the Burkholderia savannae genome:
ATGGCGCCGGCCGGCAACCTGACGATTCCGGCGAACACGCTGCTGTTCCGCGCGGAGGGGCCGAGCGTCGCGGTGGTCGAGGCGAACGGGCAGATCCGGCTGCATCGCGTGACGATCGCGCGTACGCTCGGGCAGACGCTCGAAATCGACGGCGGCCTCGCGCCGGCCGACCGGATCGTGCTGAATCCGAGCGATTCGCTCGCGAACGGCGACGCGGTGATCGTCGCGCAGCCGCCGAAGAGCGGGCGGGCCGCGCCGATGCCCGCGCAGGCGGCCGGAGCGCGGACGTGAGCGCGCGCATCGCGTTCGGCGCGCGCGGTCGGCGCGGGGGGCTTCGGCCGTTCGCGTCGTCGGGATCGGTTCGGGCGGTTCGGGCGGTTCGGGCGGTTCGGGCGGTTCGGGCAGTTCGGGCGATGATCCGGGCGGTCCACTCGATCAGGACGGCAATCCGGGTGGTCCGGGTTGTCCCGGTGATCCCGGTGATCCCGGTAATCTCGCCGATCTCGCCGATCGGTGCGATCGGTGCGATCGGTTCGATCGGTTCGGTCGATGCAGTCGATGCAGTCGGTGCAGTCGGTGCAGTCGGTGCAGTCGGTGCGGTCGATACGTCTGTCGCGATCAAGCCGCACGGATCGACCGGCACGCGGAAACCGTCGCGAGCGCCGGACTTCGCCCTTTCGCCGGCTTGCACCGATTCGTCCGCCTTTGCCAATTCGTTCACCCTCACCGGTTCGCCCACCTTCGCCGATTCGGCCACCCTCGCCGATTCGTCCACCCTCACCGGTTCGCCCACCTTCGCCGATTCGTCCACCCTCACCGGTTCGCCCACCCGCGCCCGTTCGCGCACCTCCGCCGATTCAGCCACCCCCGCCAGTTCGCCCGAAATTCGCTGCTCGCTTCAATCGCCGTATACAAGCGGCGCGCCGAATTCGCCGAATTCTCCCGATCTGCCGCCGCCCAAATCGCGTTCACGCCGGCCGCACCGCCCGCTCGCGTTGCTCGCGCTAGCCGCGTTCGCGCTCGCCGGCTGCACGGTTGGCCCGGACTACCGCCGCCCGCCCGTCGACACGCCCGCCGCCTGGTCCATCGACCCGGCCGATTCGTACTGGCGGCCCGCCGCGCCCGCGCGCGCGTCGCTCGCGCCCGACTGGTGGCGCGCGTTCGGCGATCCGCTCCTCGACGAGCTCGAAACCCGCGCGCTCGCGCACAACCCGAGCGTGCAGGCGATCGCCGCGCGCTACGACCAGGCGCAGGCGACGCTCGCGTCGGTCGCGTCCGCGCAATGGCCGAGCGCGGGCCTCGCCGCCGGCGCGTCGCGCGCGCGGATCTCGGCCGACCGCCCGCTCACGAACTACGCGCAGGCGAATCATTCGACCGTGCAGAACGACATGCAGATCGGCGCGACGGTCAGCTACGAGCCGGACCTGTTCGGCCGGATTCGCCGCTCGGTCGAGTCCGCGCAGGCGTCGACGGACCAGGCGCGCGACGACCTCGCGAACGCACGCCTCGTGATGACGGCGAACCTCGCGACAAGCTACCTCGCACTGCGCGAGACCGACGCGGAGATCGACGTGCTGAACCGCTCGGTCGCGCTGCAGCGCAAAGCGCTCGACTTCGTGTCCGCGCAGCATGACCTGGGCGCCGTGTCCGGCCTCAATCTGATGCAGCAGAAGGCGCAGCTCGACGCGACGCGCACGCAGACGCAACTGCTGCTCAATCAGCGCGCGCAGCTCGAGCACGCGATCGCGACGCTCGCCGGCACGCCCGCGCCGGCGTTCTCGATCCCGCCGCGCGTACAGACGCTCACCGCGCCGACGCTGCCCGCCGGGCTGCCGAGCGAGCTGCTGCAGCGCCGGCCGGATGTCGCTTCGGCCGAGCGCGCGATGGCGGCCGCCAATGCCGAAATCGGCGTCGCGCGCGCCGCGTATTTCCCGCGCATCACGCTCTCGCCCGCGCTCGGCTGGGACGCGACCCGCTTCGCGAGCCTCTTCACGGCGCCGAGCCTGCTGTGGTCGGTCGGCGCGTCGCTCGCGCAGCCGCTGTTCGAGGGCGGCCGGCTCGCGGCAGGCGTCGCGTACGCGCAGGCGGGCTACGCGGCCGCGCAGGCGAACTACCGGCAAACCGTGCTGACCGCGTTCGAGGAAGTGCAAAACGCGGTAACCGGGCTGTCGGTGCTCGACGAGGCCGAGCGCCGCGCGCGGGCGGCCGTCGACGATGCGCAGCGGCTCGTCGGCCTCGCGCAGGACCGCTACGCGGGCGGCCTGACCGCGTACATCGACGTGATCGGCGCGCAGCAGCAGTTGCTCGCGAGCGAGCGGCAGGAAGTGCAGATTCGCGGGCAGCGCGCGGCGCTCGTCGTGTATCTGGCGAAGGCGCTCGGCGGCGGGTGGAGCGCGGTGGAGACGGAAGAGGCGCAGCGGCCGGCAGGCGGCGCTCCGATGCCGGCCGCTGCGTCGCGGGATGCCGCGACGCGCGCGGCGGCGAACGGAGCCGGAGCCGGAGCCGGAGTCGGAGTCGGAGTCGGAGTCGGGAACGAGGCTGGAACAGGCGAAGCCGCCGCGTCGACCGCCTTCGTGCCGGCTACTGCCGCGTCGGCCACTGCGACATCGGCCGTTTCCGTGTCGGCCGCATCCACGTCGACCGCATCCGCGCCGGCCGCATCCGCATGGCTCGCCGTCACGCCAGCCGAATCCGCACGATCCGCCGGGATGGGCGCACAATCTACGGCGAACGCCGGGGCGACGCCGGCCGGCGCGGCATAGCGGCACGCGACCGGCACAACGGGACAACACATGAAAGTACTGATCGTCGAAGACGAAGCGAAAGTGGTCGATTACCTGAAGAGCGGCCTCGCCGACGAGGGCTGGATCGTCGATGCCGCGACCGACGGCGAGGAAGGCGCATGGATGGCGCTCGAGTACGACTACGACGTCGTCGTCCTCGACGTGATGCTGCCGAAACTCGACGGCTTCGGCGTGCTCGGGGCGCTGCGCGCGCACAAGGACACGCCCGTCATCATGCTGACCGCGCGCGACCGCGTCGACGACCGCGTACGCGGCCTGCGCGGCGGCGCCGACGACTACCTGACGAAGCCGTTCTCGTTCCTCGAGCTCGTCGAGCGGCTGCGCGCACTCACGCGCCGCGCGCGCGTGCAGGAATCGACGCTGATCTCGATCGGCGATCTGCGCGTCGACCTGATCAGCCGCCGCGCGACGCGCAACGGCGTGCGGCTCGACCTCACCGCGCAGGAATTCCAGTTGCTCGGCGTGCTCGCGCGCCGGCGCGGCGAGGTGCTGTCGAAGACGACGATCACCGAGCTCGTCTGGGACGTGAACTTCGACAGCAACGCGAACGTCGTCGAGACCGCGATCAAGCGGCTGCGCGCAAAGCTCGACGGCCCGTTCGCGGACAAGCTGCTGCACACGATCCGCGGAATGGGCTACGTGCTCGAGGAACGCGCGGAAGAGGACGCGGAGGCCAAACGCTCATGACGCGCTCGATTTCCAGGCGGCTGTCGGTGCTGTTCGGCGTCGCGTCGCTGTTCGTGTTCACGCTCGTCGGCGTCGGCCTGTTCGCGATGATGGAGCGGCAACTGTTCGCCGAGCTGCGCGCGACGCTCGACACGCGCACGAAGATCGCCGCGATGATCGTGTCGCACGGCACGACGGCCGCGCGCTTCAAGATCACGCAGGACAAGCTCGCCGATCTCGAGCCGCCCGACGGCTCGACCCGCTATCACGTCGACAGCGCCGATCCGGCGTTCCGCTTCGGCAAGCCGGTCGAAGGCGAGCCCGACGGGCCCGCCGCGGACGGCTTCCTGCGGCTGCGCCCGCCCGGCAGCGAATACGACGTGATGACGAAGACCGTCGCGCTGCCCGCGAGCGGCGAGCGCCCGGCGCTCACGCTCGTCGTGTCGACCGCGTGCGAGCGCACGCAGAAGATGCTGCGGCACATCATGCTGACGCTCGCCGCGCTGATCGCGGCGGCGACGCTCGCGACGCTGCTGCTGAGCCGCGCGGTCACGCGCGTCGGGCTCGCGCCGCTCGCGCGGCTGTCGCGCGAAGCCGCGTCGCTCGGCCCCGCGAACCGGCGCCGGCGGCTGCACACCGACGCGCTGCCGCGCGAGCTGCACGATCTCGCGAGCTCGTTCAACGGCGCGCTCGAACGGATCGAGCACGCGCACGAGCGGCTCGAATCGTTCAATGCGGACGTCGCGCACGAATTGCGCACGCCCGTGAGCATCCTGATCGGCCAGACGCAGGTCGCGCTCGCGCGCGAGCGCTCGGCCGAGCGGCTGCGCGAGACGCTCGAATCGAATCTCGAGGAGTTCGAGCGGCTGCGGATCATCGTCAACGACATGCTGTTCCTCGCGCGCCGCGACCGCGGCGAGCGCGCGACCGATCTCGCCGACGTGTCGCTCGCGGCCGAGGTCACGCGCATGCTCGCGTTTCTCGACATGTCGTTCGACGACGCGCAACTGCGCGCCGAGCTCGCCGGCGACGCGCGCGCGAGCGTCGATCCGTCGCTGTTCGGCCGCGCGATGACGAACCTGCTGATCAACGCGATCCAGCACACGCGGCCGGACAACACGATCCGCGTGACGATCGCGGCGCGCGGCGAAACCGTCGAGATCGCGGTGTCGAACCCGGGCGAGCCGATCGACGCGACCGCGCGCGCGCATCTGTTCGAGCGCTTCTACCGGATCGAGGAAGCGCGCGCGAACAGCAACGAGAATCACGGCCTCGGGCTGTCGATCGTGAAGGCCGTCGCCGAGATGCATGGCGGCGCCGTGTTCGTGTCGTGCGAACGCGGCTGGAACACGATCGGGTTCTCGGTCGCCGCGCGGCCCGCCGACGCCGCGCCGCAGGCGCACGACGCGCGCACGGCGGCAGCCGGGCCGCGGCCTACGCTGAAGACGACTTGAGCGGCCGGCGGCCGGCGCGTTCGATGTCGCCAACGCCGCGCCGCCCATGCCGCCCCGCGCGCGTCGATGCGCGCGGCGCCCGCGGCCCCCGTCGCCGAAAGCCGCCGCCCCGCCCCATCGCCGAGCGCATACGAGCGCGCATGCGACTCAGCGCACCGCGACGCGCCTCGCCTCCTCGTCGTCCGTCTCGCGCAGCGGCACCGCGTCCTGCCAGCGCCGCACGTAATCGGGCACGCCCGCCGGCGCGGCGTCGGTGATCGGCGCGAAGTGCGCGTCGCGCATCGGCAGCACGCCCGCCCACACCGGCAAGCCGAGATCCGCCTCGTCGTCCTTCGGGCCGCCTGCGCGGATCTTCGTCGCGGCTTCGTCGAGCGCGATGCGCAGCACGGTCGTCGCCGCGAGCTCGTTCGCGTCGCCCGGCCGGGCGTCGCGGCTTCGGCCCGGCGCGATCCGCTCGACGAACGCATCGAGCACGGCCGCCTTCCGCGCATCCGGCACGACCTCGAACTCGCCGTAGATCACCGCCGACCGGTAGTTCATCGAGTGATTGAACGCCGAGCGCGCGAGCACGAGGCCGTCGAGATGCGTGACCGTCACGCACACCTGCGCGCCCGCCGCCGCGAGCTTCAGCATCCGGCTGCCGTTCGAGCCGTGGATGTACAGATGATCGCCCTCGCGCCAGCACGCGGTCGGAATGCAGTGCACGCCCGACTCGTCGGCGAACGCGACGTGGCATACGTACGCGTCGTCGAGAATCGCTTCGAGGGTCGCGCGATCATAGCGGCCGCGGTTGGCGACGCGGCGCACGCGGGTGCGCGAGCTCGGCGCGGTCGGGGGCCGAGCGGATTCGGCTGCGGTCGAGGTCATTCGGCGTGGCTCCTGGATGGACATGATCGTTTCGATGGGCTCGACGATAGAAAATCTGTGGCACCATGAATAGATCCATGAGATCGATCATTTTTGGAGCCACGATGGATTACGGCGTGCTGCTGTCGAACTTCGAGCGGGACAACGCGCACGACGCGCTCGCGCGCGCGTCGCAGCAGCATCGCCTTTATGCCTGCCTGCGCGCGGCGATCCTGAGCGGCACGCTCGAGCCCGGCACCTGCCTGATGTCGTCGCGCGCGCTCGCCGAGACGCTGCGGATCGCGCGCAACACGGTGCTTTATGCGTACGAGCGCCTCGCCGCCGAGGGCTTCGTCGTCGCGCGGCGGCAAGGCACGATGGTCGCGCGCGTCGGCCTGCCGGCGGCGGGCGCGGCCGCATCGCCCGCGCACGCGCGGCCCGTGCTGTCGCGACGCACCGCGGATCTGCCGGACACCGATGTCGACGACGAGCGCGAGCCGCTGTCGTTCCTGCCGGGCATGCCCGCGCTCGACCAGTTTCCGCTCGCATCGTGGCGCCGCGCGACCGAGCGCGCGTGGCGGCGCATCGGCCCCGCGCAGCTCGGCCATGCGCCGCTCGGCGGCAACCTGCGGCTGCGGCAGGCGATCGCCGAATATCTGCGCGTGTCGCGCGGAATCGGCTGCGAAGCGGAGCAGGTGTTCGTCACCGACGGCACGCAGCACGGGCTCGACCTGTGCGCGCGCACGCTCGCCGACGCGGGCGACACCGCATGGATCGAGAATCCCGGCTACGTCGGCGCGCGCTCGGCGTTCCAGGCGGCCGACCTGCGGCTCGTGCCGATCCCCGTCGACGCCGACGGCCTCGCGCCGAGCGCCGAGCACTGGCGCGCGGCTCCGCCGCGGCTCGTCTACATCACGCCGTCGCATCAGTATCCGCTCGGCGCGGTGATGAGCGTCGAGCGGCGCATCGCGCTCGTCGCGAACGCGCGCGCGGCCGGCGCATGGATCATCGAGGACGACTACGACAGCGAGTTCCGCCACTTCGGCGCGCCGCTCGCCGCGCTGCAAAGCCTCGGCGACGACGCGCCCGTCGTCTATCTCGGCACATTCAGCAAGACGATGTTTCCGACGCTGCGGATCGGCTTCGTTGTCGCGTCGGCGGCGCTCGCGCCGGAGCTGCGCCGCACGATCGGCGCGCTCGCGCCGCGCGGCCGGCTCGCCGAGCAGCTCGCGCTCGCCGATTTCATCGAGGCCGGGCATTTCACGCGGCATCTGCGCCGCATGCGCCGGCTCTACGAAGAGCGGCGCGACGTGCTGCAAGCCGCGCTCGCGCGCCATCTCGGCGGCGCGCTGACGGTGTCGGGCGGCGCGGGCGGCATGCACCTGTCCGCGCGGCTCGACGCGCCCGTCGCGGACGTCGACGTCGCGCGCGCGGCGCTCGCCCGCGCGATCACGGTGCGGCCGCTGTCGCGCTTCTGCCTGCCGGGCACCGATCGCGCCGCGTACAACGGCCTCGTGCTCGGCTACGGCGCGGTGCCGACCGAGCAGATCGACGCATGCGTGCGGCGGATCGGCCTCGCGATCGACGATGCGCGGCGCGGCGCGCGAAAACCGGCGCGAGACGCCGCGAGATGAGCCGGACGGCGCGCGGGCGCGAGCCCGCTCGCCATCGGCTCCGGGCTACGAAGCATCGGGCGCGTTCTGGCCGCTGCGGTAGGTTTCATTCAGGTAGAACTGCACCCCCTGCGTATTCTTGCTGCGCAACTGCACGATGCGATAGGCGGCATCCGACGCATTGTCGACGGCCAGGAAGCTGCACGCGATGGGCGACGTGGGCGCCGCCACCGCGACCGAAGTCGCGCCGCTCGTGACCGGCACGGTCGCTTCGCATCCGGCCTTGTTCTGGTCCTCGCTCTGAACGTTGATCTTGCCGAGCGTCAATTGCGCCGGGTTCGGCGAAGGCGAAGGCGGCGGCGTGAAGTCCACGTTCAACGCGGCTTGCGCGCCGGCGTACGCGCCCGTGGCCGACAGGAAACCCGCAGCCACGTCGGCGCCCAGCACCGGCCAGGCGCCTTGCGGATGGGCCGCGTCGTTGCCCTGCCCGTAGGCGTTGAGCCCCGCCTGCGCATCGATGAGCGGCGTCGGATTGAACACGCTGTAAGTGCCGAGCGCCGCGCCCGTCGAGTCGTATAGCGTGAACGTGTAAGCGCCGTACAACGGCAGCGAGCCGTCGAGCTTGCCGGTGCTCCAGAAGCCCTTGGCGGGCGGCGTGAACGCGCCGCCCGGCAGCGTGGCCCACGACCAGCGATATTCGTTGGTATTGCTGCCCGTCGTGGTTCCGGGCGCCGGCTGCGACGACGGCTGCTTCGCCATGATCGCCAGCGAACCGTCCCCCGTGACCGTCGAATGCACGAGCCACAATCCGGCGCTCGGCAGGCCGGGCCCCGTCACGTGGGCGGCATCGATGTTGCGACCGCCGGGGCCGCCCAGGTTCACGCCCAACGTGACGCCCGCATCGAAGAAGCTCGCATCGTGGCTTCCCGTGGAATTGACGAAGCTGTCGTGGAAATTGCGATAGGTCGCGCGCGACGTCGCCGAAATATCGAAGGGCAGCTGGTTGCCGACGATGTCCCAGCCATAGCGGGTTCGAACCGACGGTTGCACCGTCGTGTAGAGCGTGTACGGATACGCCTGCGGTTGCCCTTGCGCGGGCGCGCTCAACGCATAAGGAATGCCGATCAACGCGCCGGTGGCGCCTTGCCCCCCGGTCGCATTCGGAATGCCGACCGTCTCGACGATCGACGGCGTGCCGAACACGACGGTGGCGCTTTGCAGATTCGCATCGTATCGGGAAATGCGCGCATAGCCGTTGTCCATGTAGCCGGGATCGACCACGTTGCAGGCGGCCCCCGTGCCGCCCGCGGCCACGCATGCCTGCATGTCGGCGACTAGGCTCGCAAGGCCGGCGTTCAGCGAGGCAACCGTCGCGGCGGCCTCGGGGACGGGCGGTTGCGGCACGCTGCCCGGCGACTGCTGCGCGTTGAGCGTCAGGTCGACGTTTCCTTGCGCCGACGTCGCGCCGATGAAGGTCAGATACGTCGCGGAACCTTGAGCGACGATCCGGAACATGTCGATCACGGCGTCGGCGCCGGCATGGTTTGCCGAGAACGGCGCGCCGATCGGATCGAATGCGGCGGGGTTCGACACGCCGGCAGCGCTCAGAAAGTGCGTGAGATACGTGTCGAGCACCTGCGTGGCAGATTGCACCTTGGCCGGCGTGACCTCGGCGCTCAAATTGGCCGGTATCGCAAGCTCCAGCGGATTGCCCCCGGGCGTGAGGAGCGCGCTGACGGCCGTCGTCAGCGTGGTGACGTTGGCCGTCGCGCTTTGTCCGGCGGCGGGCGTGCTCGCGAGCACCGAGACGAACGGGCCGACCTGGCCCCCCGGATCGGTCGCGACGAGCGCGACGGGCTGCGCGAGCCCGGTCACGTCGAGCGTATACGCGCCGCTCCCCCCCGCCTGGGTGGTCACGGTCTTGCCGTTCACGTCGACGGCGGTGACGACAGCGTTCGGCACCGGACTGCCGCTTGCGACCGTGCCGCTCACGGTCGCGCCCTGCGCCGCGCCGCCCGGGCCCGAATTGGCGTTTGCGCCGCCCACCGAATTTCCGTCTGCGCCGCAACCCGCCAGCATCGACGAAATGGCCGTCGCGACACCCATCGCGGCAAGCCGTAGCCTGATCTGATTTTTCATCATCGTCCCCTTAGCCGTGCGTATCATTTTCAGGAAGAGCCACCGAGTGGCGCCTGGACCGAATCGCGTCGACGCCGCGCTTCGATCCGGCACCCATCGTGGTCGGAATGCGATCGCGGCGCATCACCCGTTCGAGGTATCGATCGAGCGCGGCGGCATGTCATGATCGAGGCTCGAGGCGGCACCGCGTCGAGGGGGGCGGGATGAACGAACGCACTGAATTTCCGGCCGGGCCGCTGTCGAGCCTGATTGGCCTGATTTATGAGACGGCGAACGACGACGACCTGTGGCCGCATCTGCTGCAGGCGATGGCGGATTTCCTGTCGGACGCCCGCGTTCACGACGCGCTGCCGATTCCGCGGCACGAGACTGACCGCATGGTCGCGAGCTGGTTCGACGGCATGGGCAACCCGCTGCCGACGAGCGCGACGGCGGCCGAACGCCAGATCTTCACGCTTCTCGCGCCGCACTTCGTCCGGGCTTGCGACATGCGCCAGCGGCTGACCGATTCCGACGGGCAGCGATGCCTGAGCGAAAGCGTGCTCGATCGGCTGCCGGTCGGCATCGCGCTGGTGGCGCGCAACGGCGCGATCGTCCACATGAACCGGGCGATGCGATCGATCCTGAATGGCCACGGCGGCCTGGCGATCGTCGCCGGCCGCCTGGAATCGCGGCCCCGGCGGCTTCTCGACGACGCGTTGCGCGACGCGCCCGAGCATGCGCAAACGCAGGCCGCATTCCGGCTCGACGGCGGGCAAGCGGCGCTGTCGGTGCTCGTGAGCCGCGTCGCACGGGAAGCGGGAACGAACGCGCACGCGATGGTCTGGGTCGCCAGCTCGGATGCGCCGCTCGTGCCGGAAGCCGGCCTGAGCGCGCTCTTCGACCTGAGCGCGGCGGAAGCGCGGC
Encoded here:
- a CDS encoding efflux transporter outer membrane subunit, with protein sequence MLALAAFALAGCTVGPDYRRPPVDTPAAWSIDPADSYWRPAAPARASLAPDWWRAFGDPLLDELETRALAHNPSVQAIAARYDQAQATLASVASAQWPSAGLAAGASRARISADRPLTNYAQANHSTVQNDMQIGATVSYEPDLFGRIRRSVESAQASTDQARDDLANARLVMTANLATSYLALRETDAEIDVLNRSVALQRKALDFVSAQHDLGAVSGLNLMQQKAQLDATRTQTQLLLNQRAQLEHAIATLAGTPAPAFSIPPRVQTLTAPTLPAGLPSELLQRRPDVASAERAMAAANAEIGVARAAYFPRITLSPALGWDATRFASLFTAPSLLWSVGASLAQPLFEGGRLAAGVAYAQAGYAAAQANYRQTVLTAFEEVQNAVTGLSVLDEAERRARAAVDDAQRLVGLAQDRYAGGLTAYIDVIGAQQQLLASERQEVQIRGQRAALVVYLAKALGGGWSAVETEEAQRPAGGAPMPAAASRDAATRAAANGAGAGAGVGVGVGVGNEAGTGEAAASTAFVPATAASATATSAVSVSAASTSTASAPAASAWLAVTPAESARSAGMGAQSTANAGATPAGAA
- a CDS encoding heavy metal sensor histidine kinase encodes the protein MTRSISRRLSVLFGVASLFVFTLVGVGLFAMMERQLFAELRATLDTRTKIAAMIVSHGTTAARFKITQDKLADLEPPDGSTRYHVDSADPAFRFGKPVEGEPDGPAADGFLRLRPPGSEYDVMTKTVALPASGERPALTLVVSTACERTQKMLRHIMLTLAALIAAATLATLLLSRAVTRVGLAPLARLSREAASLGPANRRRRLHTDALPRELHDLASSFNGALERIEHAHERLESFNADVAHELRTPVSILIGQTQVALARERSAERLRETLESNLEEFERLRIIVNDMLFLARRDRGERATDLADVSLAAEVTRMLAFLDMSFDDAQLRAELAGDARASVDPSLFGRAMTNLLINAIQHTRPDNTIRVTIAARGETVEIAVSNPGEPIDATARAHLFERFYRIEEARANSNENHGLGLSIVKAVAEMHGGAVFVSCERGWNTIGFSVAARPADAAPQAHDARTAAAGPRPTLKTT
- a CDS encoding heavy metal response regulator transcription factor, giving the protein MKVLIVEDEAKVVDYLKSGLADEGWIVDAATDGEEGAWMALEYDYDVVVLDVMLPKLDGFGVLGALRAHKDTPVIMLTARDRVDDRVRGLRGGADDYLTKPFSFLELVERLRALTRRARVQESTLISIGDLRVDLISRRATRNGVRLDLTAQEFQLLGVLARRRGEVLSKTTITELVWDVNFDSNANVVETAIKRLRAKLDGPFADKLLHTIRGMGYVLEERAEEDAEAKRS
- the pdxR gene encoding MocR-like pyridoxine biosynthesis transcription factor PdxR — encoded protein: MDYGVLLSNFERDNAHDALARASQQHRLYACLRAAILSGTLEPGTCLMSSRALAETLRIARNTVLYAYERLAAEGFVVARRQGTMVARVGLPAAGAAASPAHARPVLSRRTADLPDTDVDDEREPLSFLPGMPALDQFPLASWRRATERAWRRIGPAQLGHAPLGGNLRLRQAIAEYLRVSRGIGCEAEQVFVTDGTQHGLDLCARTLADAGDTAWIENPGYVGARSAFQAADLRLVPIPVDADGLAPSAEHWRAAPPRLVYITPSHQYPLGAVMSVERRIALVANARAAGAWIIEDDYDSEFRHFGAPLAALQSLGDDAPVVYLGTFSKTMFPTLRIGFVVASAALAPELRRTIGALAPRGRLAEQLALADFIEAGHFTRHLRRMRRLYEERRDVLQAALARHLGGALTVSGGAGGMHLSARLDAPVADVDVARAALARAITVRPLSRFCLPGTDRAAYNGLVLGYGAVPTEQIDACVRRIGLAIDDARRGARKPARDAAR
- a CDS encoding carboxypeptidase-like regulatory domain-containing protein; the encoded protein is MGGANANSGPGGAAQGATVSGTVASGSPVPNAVVTAVDVNGKTVTTQAGGSGAYTLDVTGLAQPVALVATDPGGQVGPFVSVLASTPAAGQSATANVTTLTTAVSALLTPGGNPLELAIPANLSAEVTPAKVQSATQVLDTYLTHFLSAAGVSNPAAFDPIGAPFSANHAGADAVIDMFRIVAQGSATYLTFIGATSAQGNVDLTLNAQQSPGSVPQPPVPEAAATVASLNAGLASLVADMQACVAAGGTGAACNVVDPGYMDNGYARISRYDANLQSATVVFGTPSIVETVGIPNATGGQGATGALIGIPYALSAPAQGQPQAYPYTLYTTVQPSVRTRYGWDIVGNQLPFDISATSRATYRNFHDSFVNSTGSHDASFFDAGVTLGVNLGGPGGRNIDAAHVTGPGLPSAGLWLVHSTVTGDGSLAIMAKQPSSQPAPGTTTGSNTNEYRWSWATLPGGAFTPPAKGFWSTGKLDGSLPLYGAYTFTLYDSTGAALGTYSVFNPTPLIDAQAGLNAYGQGNDAAHPQGAWPVLGADVAAGFLSATGAYAGAQAALNVDFTPPPSPSPNPAQLTLGKINVQSEDQNKAGCEATVPVTSGATSVAVAAPTSPIACSFLAVDNASDAAYRIVQLRSKNTQGVQFYLNETYRSGQNAPDAS
- a CDS encoding pyridoxamine 5'-phosphate oxidase family protein, with translation MTSTAAESARPPTAPSSRTRVRRVANRGRYDRATLEAILDDAYVCHVAFADESGVHCIPTACWREGDHLYIHGSNGSRMLKLAAAGAQVCVTVTHLDGLVLARSAFNHSMNYRSAVIYGEFEVVPDARKAAVLDAFVERIAPGRSRDARPGDANELAATTVLRIALDEAATKIRAGGPKDDEADLGLPVWAGVLPMRDAHFAPITDAAPAGVPDYVRRWQDAVPLRETDDEEARRVAVR